One region of Primulina tabacum isolate GXHZ01 chromosome 17, ASM2559414v2, whole genome shotgun sequence genomic DNA includes:
- the LOC142531853 gene encoding LOW QUALITY PROTEIN: protein DETOXIFICATION 14-like (The sequence of the model RefSeq protein was modified relative to this genomic sequence to represent the inferred CDS: deleted 1 base in 1 codon), whose amino-acid sequence MEEASPLLRNSGAVQKSKWKLFAEETKKVGYIAAPMVVVTVSQHLSRVASMMMVGHLGELALSGAAVATSFTNVSGLSLLFGMASALETLCGQAFGAEQYQKLGTYTYASIISLLMVCIPISVLWIFMDKLLIFMGQDPSISVEAGRYAIWLIPTLFPYAILQSLIRYLQTQSLILPMVLSSIAALSFHVPVCWVLVFKVNLGIAGAALAIGLSYWLNVVLLALYVKYSLTCERTRAAWSRDVLPSVREFFCFAVPSAVMVCLEWWSFEIVVLLSGLLPNPQLETSVLSICLLVASLHYFIPYSIGAAASTRVSNELGAGCPDRARASTWSAMVLSLSEAVISCSILLSFRHVFGYAFSNEKEVVNYLQEISPFVCLLLFMDCIQAVLSGVARGSGWQHLGAYVNLGAYYLAGLPTAAVLRFALRLRGKGLWFGLNVGSIVQSILLSLLTCFTNWKRQALSARERMAECGRK is encoded by the exons ATGGAGGAAGCATCGCCGCTGCTGCGAAACAGCGGCGCGGTTCAGAAATCCAAGTGGAAATTATTCGCA GAAGAGACAAAGAAGGTGGGTTATATAGCAGCGCCAATGGTGGTGGTGACAGTGTCGCAACACCTCTCGCGTGTTGCGTCGATGATGATGGTGGGCCATCTCGGCGAACTGGCTCTCTCCGGTGCCGCCGTCGCCACCTCTTTTACAAACGTCTCCGGCCTCAGCCTTCTT TTTGGAATGGCTAGTGCATTGGAGACTTTGTGTGGCCAAGCTTTTGGAGCAGAGCAATACCAAAAGCTTGGAACCTATACTTATGCTTCAATCATATCTCTTCTTATGGTCTGTATTCCCATTTCCGTTTTATGGATTTTCATGGACAAATTGCTAATATTTATGGGACAAGATCCTTCAATCTCCGTAGAAGCTGGCAGATATGCAATTTGGCTGATTCCAACGTTATTTCCTTATGCGATTCTTCAGTCGCTTATTCGGTACTTGCAGACTCAGAGTTTAATCCTTCCAATGGTTTTAAGCTCGATCGCAGCTCTGTCTTTCCACGTACCAGTTTGTTGGGTTTTAGTGTTCAAGGTGAACTTAGGCATTGCTGGAGCAGCGCTGGCTATCGGTTTGTCGTATTGGCTTAATGTGGTCTTGCTCGCTTTGTATGTAAAATACTCCTTGACCTGCGAGAGGACGCGTGCTGCATGGTCACGGGACGTTTTACCTAGTGTGAGGGAGTTTTTCTGCTTCGCTGTCCCATCTGCTGTCATGGTCTG CCTTGAGTGGTGGTCTTTCGAAATAGTGGTGTTGCTCTCCGGGCTTCTTCCTAACCCTCAGCTTGAAACTTCTGTTCTTTCAATATG TTTATTGGTTGCCTCGTTGCATTACTTCATCCCATATTCGATTGGTGCTGCTGCAAG CACAAGAGTTTCGAATGAACTAGGTGCAGGATGTCCAGACAGGGCTCGAGCATCTACCTGGTCAGCAATGGTTCTTTCGCTATCTGAGGCCGTTATTTCTTGCTCGATTCTCCTCAGCTTCCGCCATGTCTTCGGGTATGCTTTCAGCAACGAAAAGGAAGTCGTGAATTATCTCCAAGAAATCTCTCCTTTTGTTTGCCTCTTGTTATTCATGGACTGCATACAAGCAGTACTTTCGG GGGTGGCACGAGGAAGCGGGTGGCAGCATTTGGGGGCGTATGTGAACCTCGGGGCATATTATCTTGCAGGGCTTCCGACGGCAGCAGTTCTCAGATTCGCTCTACGTTTACGGGGAAAAGGCCTCTGGTTTGGCCTGAATGTTGGATCAATAGTGCAATCCATTCTGTTATCTCTTCTAACATGTTTCACAAACTGGAAACGACAG GCATTATCAGCGAGAGAAAGGATGGCTGAATGTGGAAGGAAATGA